From the genome of Spirulina subsalsa PCC 9445:
ACATCTATTAAAATCAATCAAACAAGCCAAGGAAGGTAAAAAATTTGTTAGAGAATTGGTTGATGAATGAAAATTGCTTTTACCGAAGCATCTTGGTCGGACTATCTTTGTACGAGCAAATCAAAGATGAAATTCAAGGGGCAATTAACTGCTTTTTTTGCCATAGCAGAATCCATTAGCAATGGAAATGCTAGAGTCATAGAATTAACATAAAAATTCTGAAAATTATGCAAGAATTAACCGTTAGCTTAAACTTGCCCCGTGATTTACTTGGGGTGCTTGATGTCCCCGAAACGAGTTTGTCAAGCCGTCTTCGAGAATTGATAGCCCTGGAGTTATTTCGAGAAGGGTTAATTTCCTCTGGGAAAGGGGGAGAGTTAGTAGGGAAGACTAAATGGGATTTTATTCAGCTTTTGGCAAAGCATAATATTCCTTATTTTAATGAAACTCCAGAAGAGTTGGTGGCTGAGGTGGCGAATTTAAAAAAACTTTTGGGTGATCACCAGAAATGATTGTGGTTTCCAATTCTAGCCCTTTAATCGCTTTAGCGAAGATTGGAGAGTTTGAACTGTTACATTCTCTGTATGAAAAGTTATGGATTCCTGCAGCAGTTCGAGAGGAGGTGACGAGGGTTGGTCAAGACTCAGCGGAAATAGAGAAAAATCGCCCCGGAATTGAGGAAGTTAGAGAAGCCACTTGGATTCGTAGCGTGGATGTGTCTAATCTAGCTGCGGTTCAGCTTCTCAGAGGGCGGTTAGATGCGGGGGAAAGTGAAGCAGTTGTTTTAGCTCTTGAGCTAAATGCCGATTTGCTATTAATCGATGAAGCTAGGGGCCGAAGAGTCGCTGAGGCAGAAGGAATCACTACCAGCGGTACAGTGGGAACATTGGTGGCTGCAAAAACACAAGGCTTGATTCTGGAAGTAACCCCTCTACTTAATGCTTTGGTAGCTTCAGGGTTTCGGATGAGCCAGGATTTGTATGAAACGGCTCGACAGATTGCTGGTGAGGAGGGATGAAAAAGATTTTATCCACACTTGTTTGTGGGATGCCGTTGTAGGAATGATGGCAGGGGTTTTCGCGAACATCTGATGGTTTTCTATAGAGGATTGATGGCGATGAATCTTTATGAGACAGACTTTTACGCTTGGACCCAACACCAAGCAGAAGCCCTTAAACAACATCAATGGGAACGGCTAGACTTACCCAATTTGCTAGAGGAAATTGAAGCATTGGGAAGACGAGAACGGCAGGAACTGAGAAATCGTTTAGGGATTTTGTTGGGATATTTACTCAAATGGCAGTACCAGTCTGAATTAAGGGGAAATAGCTGGTTGGCGACGATTCGAGAGCAAAGGCGTGAAATTCTGACGCTATTACAAGAAAATCCTAGTCTTAAACCCTATTTGCAAGAAGCGCTGGCGTTAGCTTATCAAAGTGGGCTAGACCTCGCTGTGCGTGAAACGGGTTTATCCTACGCCCAGTTTCCGGAATCCTGCCCCTATACTTGGGAACAAAGTTTAGCATACGTCGCAATTCATCCCCGATTCGACCGCAGGTGAATCGGGGATGAATTGCGACAGTTCTATGCTAGAATAACGGCATCTATATCCAAAATATATAAGTGTTTCGTGCATACAAGTTCAGGGCCTACCCAACCGAAGAGCAGAAGCTCACCATCGCCAAAAGCTTTGGCTGTTGTCGCTGGTACTGGAACTATGCTCTGAACTTGTGCCAAGAAACCTACCAAACCACTGGCAAAGGGTTATCGTACTTCACGATTAAGGGATTGCTTCCTAACCTGAAGGAAGAAAATCTTTGGCTTAAGGACGCATACTCCCAGTGCTTGCAGGTTGTCGCTAAAAACTTGTCAACTGCTTATAAGAACTTTTTTGAGGGTAGGGCTAGGCTACCACGCTTCAAATCCAAGAAGGAGCGTCAGGCAATCACTTACCCTCAGAACGTCAAACTCGAAGGAGATTACGTTAAACTCCCCGGGAAAGTGGGGAAGCTGTACTGTCGGCAGCACCGAGAAGTGGTGGGGAAGATCAAATCCGCGACTGTTTCCCTTAACCCAGATGGGAAGTACTACCTATCCATCCTGGTTGACGATGGTTGCGAACAGCCAAATCCTAGTGCCGAGGGAAAGGTTATCGGGCTTGATCTGGGTCTAACGCACTTCGTGGTCACCAGCGACGGCTCGAAGTTTGATAATCCCCGGCACCTAGCCAAGCACTCTCGCAACCTAAAGCGTAAGCAGCAAAATCTTTCTCGGAAGCAGAAGGGGAGTAAAAATCGGGAGAAGGCGAGAAAACGAGTCGCTCGCGTTCACAGCCGAATCGCTCGTTGCCGTGAGGATTTTCTACACAAGCTATCCCGCAAGATAGTCAACGAAAACCAAGTGATTGCTGTAGAAAATCTGAATGTTAAAGGTATGGTGAAGAATCCCAACCTCGCCAAAGCCATTAGCGACTGTGGTTGGGGGATGTTCTGCACAAGGCTGAAATACAAGGCGGAAGGGGAAGGCAAGATATATATCGAAGTTAACCGTTTCTTTCCTTCCTCCAAAACCTGCCATGTATGTCTTAATCAGGTGGGTAACTTGCCTCTGGAGGTTCGCAGTTGGAGTTGCGAGCATTGTGGCACAGTGCATGACCGTGATCTTAACGCGGCGATCAACATCAAAAACGAAGCCTTGCGGATATTGGAGTTGGGAACCCGCTCTACTGCCTTTGGGAGGGAACGTAAGTCGTCTGGTAGGACTTTGGTTCTGCTAGATGCGGTTCCTGTTGAACAAGGAAGCCGCTCATCTATCGCGTAGCGATGATGAGCGGTAGTTCACATGCAGAATTTTTTCCGACTTGAAAATAATTAAGAGGTTTCTTAGGGGAATCCCAGTTTTCTGATATCAGGCAATTGACACCAAAACTAAGCCCAGCAACATGAACCCAATTAAAATTCCTGTTTTAGACCTCAAGCCCCAGTACGAGCAAATCAAAGACGAAGTTCAAGCGGCAATCAACCGCGTTTTAGAGTCAGGTCAGTTTATCATGGGACCTGATGTGAAGCTGTTTGAGGAGGAGGTAGCGGCTTATTTGGGGGTGAAGCACGCCATTGGGGTGAATTCGGGGACGGATGCGCTGGTGATTGGTTTAAGGGCGTTGGGAATTGGGGAAGGGGATGAGGTGATTACTACTCCTTTTTCTTTTTTCGCTACGGCTGAATCCATTAGCCATGTGGGGGCAAAACCTGTTTTTGCGGATATTGACCCCAGAAGTTTCAATATTGACCCCAAAGAGATTAAAGGGAAAATTACCCCTCGGACTAAAGCGATTATGCCTGTTCACCTCTATGGGCAACCCGCCGCGATGGGGCAGATTATGGAGATTGCCCAAGAACATGGTTTAAAGGTGATTGAAGACTGCGCTCAATCCTTTGGTGCCAGATATTGGGGAACTTGTTCCTCTTGTGATGGTCATTGTCAGGAATCCTCGCGGGAGGCATTGCGAGGGAAATTTACGGGGACTATTGGAGATGTGGGCGCTTATTCCTTTTTCCCTTCTAAAAACTTGGGGGCTTATGGGGATGGGGGTATGGTTGTCACCAATGATGACCAAGTGGCGGAAGTAGCGCGGATGTTGCGGGTGCATGGGGCGAGGAAGAAGTATCACAATGAGATGTTGGGGTATAATTCCCGGTTAGATACGTTACAAGCAGCGATTTTGCGGGTGAAGTTGCCTTATTTGGAGCAGTGGAATGAGGGGAGACGTAGGGTGGCGCAAACTTACAATGAGTTGTTAGCGGATGTTGCGGGGATTATTACTCCAGAGTTGGCTGATGGTCATGTGTTTCACCAGTACACGATTCGGGTGTTGGATGGGAAGCGGGAGAAAGTGAAGGAGTATTTGGGTGAGCAGGGGATTGGGTCGATGATTTATTATCCTGTGCCGCAAGACCAGTTACCTGTTTATCAGGGGCAGTATCCCAAGCTGCCAGTGAGTGATTTGTTGGGGACTGAGGTGTTGAGTTTACCCATTTGGCCGGAGTTAGAGAAATCTACTATTGAGCGCATTTTGAAAGTGGTTGAAAAATCATTGGTTGTAGATAAATAGTCTAACGAAAAAAGATATGAATTTACAACCTAATCAAGAAATATAAAAATAAAATATTATGAAAGCAGTTATTTTAGCAGGAGGATATGGCACTCGCCTGAGTGAAGAAACGCATCTCAAACCAAAGCCAATGGTAGAGATTGGAGAGCGCCCCATTCTTTGGCACATTATGAAGTGTTACTCCGCTTATGGAGTGAATGATTTTATTATTTGTTGTGGTTATAAAGGCTATGTAATTAAAGAATATTTTGCTAACTACTTTTTACATATGTCTGATGTCACCTTTGATATGCAATCCAATCAAATGGAAGTACATCATAAACATACTGAACCCTGGCGAGTAACCCTTGTAGATACAGGGGAAAATACTCTGACTGGTGGGCGATTGAAACGAGTTCAAGACTATGTAGGAAATGAAACTTTTTGCTTTACTTATGGCGATGGAGTCAGTGACATTGATATTAGCCAATTAATTAACTTTCACCAGAAAAACGGCTTATGGGCAACAATTACAGCCGTACAACCACCTGGTCGGTATGGGGCATTAAATATTGATCCACAAGGGCGAGTATTGAATTTTCAGGAAAAACCACAAGGGGACGGGGGATGGATCAATGGTGGCTATTTTGTGTTGGAACCCCAGGTATTCGATTTTATCGAAGGGGATATGACCAGTTGGGAAAGTGGTCCATTGCAAGAAATAGCCAGTAAAAATCAATTAGCCGCTTTTAATCACTATGGATTTTGGCAGGCAATGGATACCCTGAGAGACAGAAATATATTGGAAGAATTGTGGCGTTCTGGACAAGCGCCCTGGAAGGTGTGGTAATGAATCCGACTAGCTTTTGGCAGGGGAAAAGAGTTTTCGTCACAGGGCATACGGGTTTCAAAGGGAGTTGGTTGGCTTTGTGGCTGCAATCTTTCGGGGCGAGCGTCGTTGGTTATGCTTTGGAACCTGCTACTCACCCGAATTTGTTTCAATTGGCTAGAGTGGCAGAGGGCATGACTTCGGTTATGGGAGATATCCGAGAACTCTCCAGATTAAAGGAAGTCATGGCTGATTTTAGGCCAGAGATTGTTTTTCATTTGGCAGCACAAGCATTAGTCCGAGAGTCCTACCAAAACCCTGTCGATACCTATGCCACCAATGTTATGGGTACGGTTAATCTCCTAGAAGCCGTGCGCCAAATCAAGGGAGTGCGGGTTGTTGTCAATGTTACTTCCGATAAATGTTATGAAAATCGTGAGTGGGTTTGGGGTTATCGAGAAACTGAACCCCTCGGCGGATATGACCCCTATAGTAGTAGCAAGGCTTGTGCTGAACTGGTGACAGGGGCTTACCGTAATTCGTTTTTTAATGTTGATAATTATTTAGAGCATCAAGTTGCAATTGCTACAGCTAGAGCAGGTAATGTGATTGGGGGTGGTGATTGGGCGGTTGATCGCCTAGTCCCTGATTGCTTACGAGCTTTTGAAAAAGGAAAGTTCGTGAAATTACGCTCTCCCCATGCCATCCGTCCTTGGCAACACGTGATTGAACCTATATCCGGTTATTTACTTCTGGCTGAAAATCTTCTGAGTCCCGAAGCCTCTCGTTATGCTTGTGCTTGGAATTTTGGGCCAGATGGCAAAGGGGATGCTACTGTAGGGGAAGTCGCCACCACCCTAGCTCATCTTTGGGGTAAAAATGCAGGGGTTGACATAGACGCTTGCGAAAATCATCCCCATGAAGCTGGGCTATTGAGGTTGGATATTACTCGTGTTAAAACTGAGCTAGGATGGCAACCCTGTTGGTCTGTAAAACAGGCACTCCAAGCTACGGTTGATTGGCATCAGGCTTGGTTGGGAGGGCAAGATATGCGGGAATATTCTTTATCCCAAATCGCTGCCTATCAAGATACCCAATCGACTGTGGTCTCTGCCCTATGAAAATTGTTGCTACGCCTATTCAAGGGGTTTATCTTGTTGAAACGACACCCTTTCAGGATGAACGGGGTAGTTTTTATCGCGCATTTTGCGATCGCGAGCTTGATTCCCTCTTGCAAGGGGAAACAATTTGTCAAGTAAATGTGTCTCGCACAGAAGCAGTTGGGGCAATCCGAGGGCTGCACTTTCAATATCCGCCCCATGCTGAAATGAAACTGATCCGTTGTCTTAAAGGGCGAGTTTGGGATGTAGCTGTGGATTTACGCCAAGATTCATCCACTTTCTTGAAATGCTATCAAGCCGAATTATCTGCGGATAATGCCTACATGATGGTGATACCTCAAGGGTGCGCTCACGGATTTCAAGTCTTGGAAGCAGGGAGTGAGTTGCTTTATTTGCACACAGCATATTATGAACCCAAATCTGAAGGTGGAATTCGCTATAGTGACCCTAAGCTGAATATTTCCTGGCCTTTGAAAGTTACAGATGTTTCCACTCGGGATTCCTCTCATCCATTGTTATCGGAAGATTTCCGGGGGGTGGTCTTATGAGATGTCGTCATTGTGGTTCGGAATTAAAACTGCCTTTGGTGGATTTAGGCAGTGCGCCCCCTTCTAATGCCTATCTCACTGAGGAAAAACTTCATGCTCCAGAACGCTGGTTTCCTTTGCGCGTGTTAGTTTGTGAATCCTGCTGGCTGGTACAGACTGAAGATTTTGCCGAAGCGGATGAATTGTTTGAGGCTGACTATGCCTATTTCAGTGGGTTTTCCAGCAGTTGGCTGGCTCATTGCGATCGCTATGTAGCTGAGATGGTTGAGCGTTTTGGACTGAATCAAGACAGTTATGTAGTTGAGGTGGCAGCGAATGATGGTTATCTGTTGCAATATGTTCAGGGGCGTGGTATTCCCTGTTTAGGGATTGAACCCACAGCCAGTACCGCAGCCGCAGCCCGTGGCAAGGGAATTCCGATTGTGGAACAGTTTTTTGGGACTGACCTGGCTAAAAATCTGGCCAGTCAAGGAAAGCAGGCTGATTTGACTGTTGCAAATAATGTCTTAGCCCATGTACCGAATATCAATGATTTTGTTGCAGGTTTTGCTATACTGCTTAAGCCCCAAGGAGTAGCAACCTTTGAGTTTCCCCACCTGGTGAGATTGATTGAAGAAATCCAATTTGACACCATCTATCACGAGCATTTTTCCTATCTGTCGCTAACGGCAGTAAAGCACATATTTTCTGCTAATGGTTTAAGTGTTTTTGATGTGGAAGAACACCCAACTCATGGTGGTAGTTTGAGAGTCTTTGCTCAACGCCAGGATTATGGGAAACAAGTTGTGAGCGATCGCGTCAAGGAGTTAATACATCGAGAGTCGCAACTTGGGATTTCTAAAGCTGACTATTATGTTAATTTTCAGACTAAGGCTAATCAAGTCAAGAATGGTTTTTTAGCTTTTTTGTTGGAAGCAAAGCGGCAAGGCAAGATTGTGGTAGGTTATGGGGCTGCGGCGAAAGGAAATACCCTAATGAATTATGCAGGAATTCGTCCTGATTTAATTCCCTTTGTGGTGGATCGTAATCCAGCGAAGCAGGGGAAGTTTATGCCAGGGAGTCGAATTCCGATTGTGGAAGAAAGCTATATCAAAAATACTAAACCGAATTATGTAATTATTTTGCCGTGGAATTTAAAAAAAGAAATTATGGTTCAACTTGAATATATTCGCGAATGGGGTGGAAATTGTGTAACGGCAGTTCCCCAATTACAACTAATATAAAAAACAGAGCATTACCTACAAAAAAATATTGTTATAGTAGATCAAGAAAATTCACATATGTTAAACCCAAAAAATATGGAACAAATTCCTGTATTTAAACCTTTAATTGAACAAGAAGAAATCCAAGCGGCAGTTGAATCATTACAACTGGGATGGTTGGGTATGGGAGGTTACGTTGGTAAATTTGAAGAAGAGTTAAAAAATTTTATTGGTGCTGATGACCGATATGTAGTAGCTGTTAATACTGGTCACTCTGCCTTGCATCTAGCAATGATGCTCATTGGACTGCAACCGGGTGACGAAGTTATAACCCCATCATTCAACAACATTGCTGATTTTCAAGCTATTTTAGCGGTTGGTGCTAACCCTGTTTTTTGCGATATTCGTGAAGATACTTTATGTATTGATGTTTTAAAAGCTGAGGAATTAATTAATCCAAAAACTAAAGCCATAATTTCTATGGATTATGATTGCTGTCTAGCAGATCATGAGGCCGTTGCTGACTTGGCCAATCGTTATAAGATTCGTGTAATTCACGATGCAGCACACTCCTTCGGCTCATATTACAAAAGTCAAAAAATAGGCACGTTTTCTGACCTTTGTATGTTTAGTTTTGATCCTGTGAAAACTATTACATGTATTGATGGTGGTGCATTAGTTGTGAAAACGCAGGAAGAAGTTGAAATTCTTCATGAGATGCGGTTAATTGGTATGGGACAACCAGCAAGCGTGATGTATGGTAATCAACGAGCATGGACTTATGATGTTAATCGCTTGGGATTTCGTTACCACATGGCTAATTTGCATGCTGCTATTGGTTTGTCTCAACTTTCCAAAATGCCCGAGATAACCAAGTCTCGACAAAAAGCTTGCTGCTTATACAACACCTTACTGTCTGGGGTGGAACATATAAAAACTCCTAATTCTGACTTTACAGATGTCACCCCTTTTCTTTACTACATTAGAGTTCCTGCCGATGATCGACAAGCACTTCGCGATTGGCTGAAAAAGCACGGTATTGATACTGGAATCCATTGGCAACCTGGACATTGGTTTAGCTTACTGTCCAATGCCCGCCAAGGAGATTTATCAGTGACTAATTTGATTGGTAGCCAAATATTATCGCTTCCTTTACATTCGATGATGAAGGAGCAAGAAGTCGAATATATTGCAAATATGATTGTGGATTTTTTTAAAACTAAGTCAAATGTCTAAGCCAACTGTCATTCTATTAGGATCCAAGCCCGGTGCAATTGTAGCCCTTCAGTTAATGCTACAGAGCAACTGGGAAGTTAAAGCTGTTGTTCCATCAGGTTCACATTCCTTTATCACTGGCGATACTTTAAAGGATTTTGCACAAAAACAAAAACTGAGTGTTCTTACTCAGGATGAATTAGAATCTGAAAAAGTAGATTTGGTAATTAGTTATATGTTTAGAGACAAAGTAACAAAAACCACTTTGTCTTTGGCTAAGAAAGCGGCGGTAAATTTTCATGCAGGTCCGCTTCCAGAATATGGTGGATGGGCTTTTTATAATTTAGCGATTCTTGAAAGTGCTTCAGAGTATGGCTGTACATGTCACCATATGGATGAAGGTTTTGATACGGGGCCGTTGCTCAAAGTCAATCGTTTTCAGATTGATCCAGAAAAAGAAACAGCAGTTTCATTAGAACAAAAATCTCAAGAAGAAATGATTCTTTTGTTTAAAGAATTCATGACTATGGTGGAAGATTGCAAAGAATTACCGAAGATAAACCAAGATCCTTCCCGAATGCGTTACTTAAAGAAAAAAGATTTTGAAAAACTTAAAAGAATTCCAGTTGACGCAGATCAACACACTATCCAGCGAATAGCTAGAGCATTTTTTTATCCACCTTATGAGTGTGCTTATATTGATTTTGAAAATACTAGAGTTGAAGTGATTCCTGAAATTGTAAAATGGGAGCTTGCCAAACAACTTCATAAGGAGGATTTGATTAGCCTCCGCAAAGTTGCAGGTATTATTGCATAACCATTTTGCACTCTACGCACAATACTATGATTGATTGAGAGAAAAAATAGTTAATAAAGGTTCAGACCATGATTGAATCAAATCCCATGCAAGCTTTTCAACATGAGAGAGAGCAGGCAATTAATGCTTACAGCAAGGACAAGGAATGGCATAACATTTCTCTACATTGGCTTGCACGTGCTTTCAAGCATAAGTATATGTATAACTTCAGTATGCTGGGTCGGCCAATTATTCAAACGCCGATTGATATCCTCGCCATGCACGAGTTAATTTGGTCAATTCAACCTGACCTGATTATCGAAACTGGCATTGCTCACGGGGGCTCGCTGATTTTTTCTGCCTCTATGTTAGAACTTAATGCTGCTTGCGGCGGATCTCAAGATGCTGAAGTATTGGGTCTAGATATTGACATTCGTCAGCACAATCGAGAGGCTATAGAGGCTCATCCTATGTTTAAGCGCATCTCAATGATTCAAGGTTCGAGCATTGACCCTGAAATCATTGAGCAAGTAAAAGCGAAAGCTGCTAACAAGAAAAAAATCTTAGTCTGCCTGGACAGCAACCACACTCACAATCATGTTCTGGCTGAATTAGAAGCCTATGCGCCATTGGTTTCAGTCGGCAGCTATTGTGTGGTATTCGACACCATAATCGAAGATTTACCTGATGATATGTTTTCTGACAGACCTTGGGCAGTAGGTAATAACCCCAAAACTGCCGTTTGGGAATATCTCAAAACCCACCCCGAATTTGAAATTGATAAAAGCATTCAGCACAAGCTACTCATTACCGTCGCTCCTGACGGGTACTTAAAGCGTGTCCATTAATCCACCAATGACACTGAAACGGAATCTCATTGCTAACTATATTGGACAAGGTTGGGTCGCGCTGATGGGGCTGGCCTTCATTCCCCAGTACATTAAGTACCTGGGGATTGAAGCTTATGGATTGATTGGTCTGTTTGCTGTGCTACAGGCTTGGCTAGGTTTGTTAGATATGGGGATGACACCTACTCTTGGCCGTGAGATGGCTCGCTTTACTGGTGGTGGTCACAGTAATGAGTCAATTCGCGACTTACTGCGGAGCATTGAGATGATCGCATTAGGCATTGCCCTATTAATCGCCGGAAGCATTGCCATAGGAGCGCACTGGATTGCTAGTTCTTGGCTTAAAGCCGAAGCTATCCCAGTAGATGTTGTCGCCCAAGCCTTTACCATCATGGGGTTTGTTACTGCGTTGCGTTTCGCCGAGGGCATTTACCGTAGCGCTATTATCGGTCTACAGCGACAGGTGCTGTTTAATGTTGTAAACAGCATCATGGCAACCTTACGCGGTCTGGGGTCTGTGGGGATTCTGATATGGGTGTCACCTACCATCAAAGCATTCTTTCTTTGGCAAGCGGTGGTTTCGGTCGTCACGCTTATGATTTTGGCAATTACAACCTACAGCAGTTTACCTAGGGGGGTTCGGAGAGGGCATTTCTCGATTGATTCTCTACAATCCGTGTGGCGGTTTGCAGGGGGAATGGTAACTGGAACCTTGACAGGGTTACTGCTAAGTGCAACAGATAAAATATTGATTAGCAGATATCTCCCATTAAGCGATTTAGGGTATTACTCCTTAGCGAACACAGTGATTGGGATACTAGGAGTCATGTTAGGACCGGTCAATCAAGCCGTCTTTCCACGCTTTGCAGAACTTATAGCAAAAAATAAAAAGAGTGAATTAGAACTCATATTTTTAAAATCATCACAGATGGTATCCGTTTTTTTAGGAACAATAGCAATCATTTTGATATTCCAAGGGAAGAATATTATCTTCATTTGGTCTGGTGATGAAAAACTTGCAAGCATGACTGGTCTAATAGTTTCCATACTAGCATCAGGTATCCTAATATCCAGTCCTACATGGATGCTTTACCAATTGCAGATTGCTTACGGAAAACCCAGTATTGGTGTCTACATTAATATAGCTAATATCATTTTTACTTTACCGATATTACTGGTAGTTACTTCAAATTTTGGCTTGATTGGCACTGCACTTGTTACAGTTTTATCTTCATTAATTAGCCTCGTTTTACACATATTTTTGAGTTTGACATTGAATAAATATTTTAAAGTCTCTTTTTATGATTGGGGATTGAAATCAATTGTAAAGCCAATTCTGCTAGTATTTTTATTAAACCTTGTTTGTTTTTTGATATGGCCAAATTCAATCAGTAATAAATATATTAATTTAATGAGCATTCTATTTCTTTCATTTGCTAGTTTTTGGGTAAGTTTTGCTTCTGCAAAATTGCTGAGAGATTCAATTGTGAATCACTTTATGATTCTAAAATTTTTTAGATAATTTGTTAAACCTGAAAGTAATTAGCTTTAAAAAAGTGAAATGAACTTTAATCCTTTAGTAACTATTGGAATACCTACTT
Proteins encoded in this window:
- a CDS encoding formyltransferase family protein; this encodes MSKPTVILLGSKPGAIVALQLMLQSNWEVKAVVPSGSHSFITGDTLKDFAQKQKLSVLTQDELESEKVDLVISYMFRDKVTKTTLSLAKKAAVNFHAGPLPEYGGWAFYNLAILESASEYGCTCHHMDEGFDTGPLLKVNRFQIDPEKETAVSLEQKSQEEMILLFKEFMTMVEDCKELPKINQDPSRMRYLKKKDFEKLKRIPVDADQHTIQRIARAFFYPPYECAYIDFENTRVEVIPEIVKWELAKQLHKEDLISLRKVAGIIA
- a CDS encoding cephalosporin hydroxylase family protein, which produces MIESNPMQAFQHEREQAINAYSKDKEWHNISLHWLARAFKHKYMYNFSMLGRPIIQTPIDILAMHELIWSIQPDLIIETGIAHGGSLIFSASMLELNAACGGSQDAEVLGLDIDIRQHNREAIEAHPMFKRISMIQGSSIDPEIIEQVKAKAANKKKILVCLDSNHTHNHVLAELEAYAPLVSVGSYCVVFDTIIEDLPDDMFSDRPWAVGNNPKTAVWEYLKTHPEFEIDKSIQHKLLITVAPDGYLKRVH
- a CDS encoding oligosaccharide flippase family protein produces the protein MSINPPMTLKRNLIANYIGQGWVALMGLAFIPQYIKYLGIEAYGLIGLFAVLQAWLGLLDMGMTPTLGREMARFTGGGHSNESIRDLLRSIEMIALGIALLIAGSIAIGAHWIASSWLKAEAIPVDVVAQAFTIMGFVTALRFAEGIYRSAIIGLQRQVLFNVVNSIMATLRGLGSVGILIWVSPTIKAFFLWQAVVSVVTLMILAITTYSSLPRGVRRGHFSIDSLQSVWRFAGGMVTGTLTGLLLSATDKILISRYLPLSDLGYYSLANTVIGILGVMLGPVNQAVFPRFAELIAKNKKSELELIFLKSSQMVSVFLGTIAIILIFQGKNIIFIWSGDEKLASMTGLIVSILASGILISSPTWMLYQLQIAYGKPSIGVYINIANIIFTLPILLVVTSNFGLIGTALVTVLSSLISLVLHIFLSLTLNKYFKVSFYDWGLKSIVKPILLVFLLNLVCFLIWPNSISNKYINLMSILFLSFASFWVSFASAKLLRDSIVNHFMILKFFR